A single window of Leptolyngbya ohadii IS1 DNA harbors:
- a CDS encoding SH3 domain-containing protein, giving the protein MSSFAEVNLKQARPIAVDTQTRIATNVSETGAVITNPLYRFRLNQRSSVNLQIKGGNAGVELLQDKNRNGRVDRNEIIKRTASRNGAVQTANAAAGGLKQNLNQGTYFVRILGNSDSSQNYRLALSAVPMQSGGRSSQSAPWSATRSQTRSRQTESTPYRLQKNEAGQLFVKPDPTTRSLSRNSKNRFRSVQASPDRWNASFINRSRFNVANYRSYNFDRPDFSTDLGSQGKSGTVIARLRQDYGMGSPNSKIRTRNFAMQAWTRVQLEEGKFYRITSQSDDGTRFLFKQPGSNRTVTEISGDWRNRTTKNGPWSQMLVAGQGGSLDFYVQYYERNGASTINVTLEQVQMTSRVTSGSAINLRSQPSTVSNTPIGSLSSGTSFSVVRQVRSANDSSYPNWYEITTSDGKRGFVAADSSLVELVGSSDLATIGTGTTPTNNPTVPAPSPQPNPQPQPPLGGTGGTDRKTFSFSTTYAKNNSYFTQDLAEITNPRYTSNSYRPIIEELALRYDWLQPSVIAAIGSRESAWGLLLSPRGPSGTGDNGYGRGIMQIDAEFHPEFISTGKWRDPKENLTYGIEKVLAPYYQYLDRNTNLEGRELLRAALASYNAGPGNVMAAYEAGLDVDYYTTGRDYGRDVLDRAGWFQLQGWV; this is encoded by the coding sequence GATACCCAAACGCGCATTGCCACCAATGTGAGCGAAACAGGAGCGGTAATCACCAACCCGCTGTATCGGTTTCGTCTTAACCAACGCAGCAGTGTAAACCTTCAGATTAAAGGCGGGAATGCAGGCGTTGAACTCCTACAGGATAAAAATCGGAATGGTCGCGTCGATCGCAATGAGATCATTAAACGCACAGCTTCCAGAAACGGTGCAGTCCAAACCGCAAACGCAGCAGCAGGGGGACTGAAACAAAACCTGAATCAGGGAACCTACTTTGTGCGAATTCTGGGCAACAGCGACTCCTCACAGAACTATCGCCTCGCCCTCTCAGCCGTTCCCATGCAGTCCGGTGGAAGATCCTCCCAGTCAGCACCCTGGTCAGCTACCCGCAGCCAAACCCGATCGCGACAGACCGAATCAACTCCCTATCGGCTGCAAAAAAACGAAGCCGGACAACTCTTTGTCAAACCCGACCCCACCACCCGCAGCCTGAGCCGCAATTCCAAGAACCGCTTCCGTTCCGTTCAGGCATCCCCCGATCGCTGGAATGCCAGCTTTATTAACCGCAGTCGGTTTAACGTTGCCAACTACCGTTCCTATAACTTCGATCGCCCCGACTTCAGCACCGACCTGGGTTCGCAGGGCAAGAGCGGCACCGTGATCGCGAGACTGCGGCAGGACTACGGCATGGGCAGCCCCAACTCCAAAATTCGCACCCGCAACTTTGCCATGCAGGCATGGACAAGGGTTCAGCTAGAAGAGGGCAAGTTTTACCGCATTACCAGCCAATCGGACGACGGCACCCGCTTTCTGTTCAAGCAGCCGGGAAGCAATCGAACAGTCACGGAAATTAGTGGCGACTGGCGCAATCGCACGACAAAGAATGGTCCCTGGTCGCAAATGCTGGTGGCAGGGCAGGGCGGCAGCTTGGACTTTTATGTGCAGTACTACGAGCGCAATGGCGCATCCACGATTAACGTCACCCTGGAGCAGGTGCAAATGACAAGCCGCGTCACGTCCGGTTCTGCCATTAATCTCCGCAGCCAGCCCTCTACAGTGTCTAATACGCCGATCGGCAGTCTCAGTTCAGGCACCTCTTTTTCCGTGGTGCGTCAGGTACGCTCCGCCAATGATTCCAGCTATCCCAACTGGTATGAAATTACCACCAGCGACGGCAAACGGGGTTTTGTTGCAGCCGACAGCAGCTTAGTCGAGCTTGTGGGTAGCAGCGATCTGGCGACGATCGGCACCGGAACCACCCCAACCAACAATCCCACCGTCCCGGCTCCCAGTCCCCAGCCCAATCCCCAGCCCCAACCCCCGCTAGGCGGTACCGGCGGCACCGATCGCAAAACCTTCAGCTTCTCCACCACCTATGCCAAGAACAATTCCTACTTCACGCAGGATTTAGCAGAGATCACGAATCCGAGGTACACCAGCAACAGCTACAGACCCATTATCGAAGAATTGGCGTTGCGCTACGACTGGCTTCAGCCTTCGGTGATTGCCGCGATCGGTTCACGCGAATCTGCCTGGGGCTTGCTGCTGTCTCCCAGAGGTCCGAGCGGGACAGGCGATAATGGATATGGACGAGGCATTATGCAGATCGACGCTGAATTCCATCCAGAATTTATTAGCACGGGCAAATGGCGTGACCCCAAAGAAAACCTGACCTACGGCATCGAAAAAGTGCTGGCTCCTTACTATCAATACCTCGATCGCAATACCAATCTGGAGGGCAGGGAACTGCTGCGGGCAGCACTGGCTTCCTACAACGCAGGTCCCGGCAACGTCATGGCTGCCTACGAAGCCGGACTTGATGTAGACTACTACACCACCGGGCGCGACTACGGGCGGGATGTCCTCGATCGGGCAGGCTGGTTCCAGCTTCAGGGATGGGTGTAA